tcgccttctctctggttggttccaagaccaactgttctagggcacagtcatttagcgtatctagaaatttgacctctttgtcctgacctgactgtgaatttacccagtctatgtgtaatTGAAGTcgcccatgattacagccctgcctctccttgacgcctccctgatttcctcctgcaactcccagtcactgtcggcattatgatctggaaggcgatagcacgtccccagtagcacgttccctttccggccttgtatagtcacccacagggtttctgtggaggactccagtccacctaggttttctagcttgttagattctatcccttctctaacatacagtgctacccctcctccaaggcacccctccctgtcctttctgtagagtttatatccagggataagagtgtcccactggttctcactgccccaccatgtttctgttatgcccactatatctatttctgctttagcaaccaagcactccagctcacccatcttggctcagaggcttctggcattggcatataagcacctatacactgaatctctcccctgatgtatgctatctttcttttgactctttgaccttctggcacaggctcccgcctgctctttatgcggttctgctctgtccccttctgttttatctgaatcctttgcaccctcccactttaaaggatggcttttaccgaaccagatactgccaaGCTTCCGTCGGTTGTtctccaggcgtcattttaaaagctgctctgcaaccttttggaTTTTAAGCGCCAAGGGTGGCTCTCAAAATGTACACCACAAAACTGTCGGCCTCTGGGGAATTCCCAGTtgggccataggaagctgccctttgCCCAGTCAGCTCACTGGTCCGTCCCGCGCAGcgttgcctctgctgaccagcagcagctctcccaggtcccAGGCAGGACtgtgtctttctcagccctgcctccaGATGCTGCCTGGGACGGATCCTGGAACCCTAAGCAGGTGCTCTCCCACTACACTGCAGCCCCAGCCTTACAAAGCAGTGCAGCACAAGAGATCCCACCACACAATATTTGGCCCATGGTCTAGCCAAGGTTGACTAGCTCCATCAACCAACGCTTTCTACTTCATGTGTGAAGTTCACATTTTTTCTCCTTTGAATAGATCAAGTGGTTAAGTAAAGCACCAAAGCAACGTGTGTGAGACCCTGGCTCTTTTGACTGTTGGGAAGGGTCTGTCCAGTATGTTTGATCACGGCCGTCCCTttgcaggaagaagaagaaagctaagGAAAAGAGCAAGATTGTGGACCAGACCGTGAGCAGCAAGaagcaggaggaagagaggaTACGGGCCCTGGACAAGCGGACTCCTGCACAGCTGGCCTATGAGAAGACTCAGGAGAAGCGGGTAGGCTTGAGGAGGCCCTTGAAAGAAAGGGAGAGCGGCCAAGTTGGGGCAAGGGGTTGAGCTGGGCCgatctccccactcctccctgcCTCTGGAGGCATGGAGCATCAGTGTGGATTAGCCCAGGCCGCAGAGGAATGGAAGCAACCACTCTCCTCTTTCTGTTCTGTAGCAAATAGAACGGATCCTGAAGAAAGCCTCCAAAACCCACAAGCAGAGAGTGGAGGTAAGTTGCTGCTGGGAAGGCTGGGAGGAGCAGCCTGACCCCAAGCTAAACATAGAGGGCGGGGCGAGGGGCGCCTCCACAGTCGGCCTGAGAGGGTGACGCTGGACCTAGCACAGAGAGACCCTGGTGGCATGGAACGGATTGAGGGGGCGAGGCAAGGCAAGGCCAAGCCACTAGGCTTCCTTGTCCTGGGTGGTCTTTGTGGCAGCACTAACAGCACTTTTATGCTGGGAGAACCTTGTAAAAGGCTTCCTTAAAGTAGCCAGCCACGAGGGGTGAGGGATGCTAGAGCTCTGGGAAGCACCCCTGAGGCTGTGGGGGTAATTGTCACTGGGCAGGTAAGCGACGGATCTCTTCCATCCTCCTCGGACGCATGAAGGTGTGAGCCAGCAATATTCAGCAACAGTGTGTGtgttcctcctctttcttttccaaAACGACCTCTTGGGATGGTTTGTTCCTTTCTGAAGGGCAGAGTTCA
Above is a window of Hemicordylus capensis ecotype Gifberg chromosome 2, rHemCap1.1.pri, whole genome shotgun sequence DNA encoding:
- the FAM32A gene encoding protein FAM32A; translated protein: MSEYEAAQRGPLRLKGDAGAVSAAKRKKKKAKEKSKIVDQTVSSKKQEEERIRALDKRTPAQLAYEKTQEKRQIERILKKASKTHKQRVEDFNRHLDTLTEHYDIPKVSWTK